In a genomic window of Penaeus vannamei isolate JL-2024 chromosome 38, ASM4276789v1, whole genome shotgun sequence:
- the LOC113827535 gene encoding fork head domain-containing protein FD4-like: MPRPTRESYGDQKPPYSYISLTAMAIWNSHEKMSTLSEIYKFIMDNFPYYRKNTQRWQNSLRHNLSFNDCFIKIPRRPDRPGKGAYWTLHPSAMNMFENGSFLRRRKRFKIPKDEKDALEVGLAQITSPPRAAPEEPRLPPGLPPPPLKLHGDPLAPAAHAALLPPLHLLPPACLSRLPPPLLYPPHLMYPGWGAAPFLHSLTTYLPHPPPLPPPPPPPPPAPVVPRPIKPTPVLARPPPMLEGALTGVT, translated from the coding sequence ATGCCGCGCCCGACGCGAGAGAGCTACGGCGACCAGAAGCCGCCCTACTCCTACATCTCGCTGACGGCCATGGCCATCTGGAACAGCCACGAGAAGATGTCGACGCTGTCGGAGATCTACAAGTTCATCATGGACAACTTCCCCTACTACCGCAAGAACACGCAGCGCTGGCAGAACTCCCTCCGCCACAACCTCTCCTTCAACGACTGCTTCATCAAGATCCCGCGGCGCCCCGACCGCCCGGGCAAGGGCGCCTACTGGACCCTCCACCCGTCCGCCATGAACATGTTCGAGAACGGCAGCTTCCTCCGCCGCAGGAAGCGCTTCAAGATCCCCAAGGACGAGAAGGACGCCCTCGAGGTGGGCCTGGCGCAGATCACGTCGCCGCCGCGCGCCGCGCCCGAGGAGCCCCGCCTGCCCCCCGGcctcccgccgccgcccctcAAGCTGCACGGCGACCCCCTGGCGCCCGCGGCCCACGCCGCCCTGCTGCCGCCCCTCCACCTGCTGCCTCCGGCCTGCCTCTCGCGCCTGCCGCCCCCGCTGCTCTACCCGCCGCACCTCATGTACCCCGGCTGGGGCGCCGcgcccttcctccactccctcaccaccTACCTGCCGCAcccgccgcccctcccccctccgccgccgccgccgccaccggcGCCCGTGGTGCCGAGGCCTATCAAGCCCACACCCGTCCtggcccgcccgccgcccatgcTGGAGGGCGCCCTCACGGGGGTGACGTAA